The genomic stretch GCGGAGTTCGGCGAGCGCGGGATCCTCCGTCGGACCGGCGGTTGGTGGAGGTGGGGCGGTGCGGACGTCGCGTACGGCCTGGCGGACCACCGCGCGCACCGTAGCCGCGTCGAGGGCTTGCAGGCCGCTGTGGGCGAGCGTGGCGAGGCGGCGGGTGATCAGCTCCGTGACGTCGTCCGTACGGCTGGAGACGGCGATCAGGGCGCGCTGGGACAGGCCGTAGTCGAGCACGGCTGCGGAGGCTGGGCCGGTGTCTCGCGTGCGAGACGTCTCGGTGCCGGCGTCGACGGCGCGGTGGATCGCGGCCAGGGTGCGGGCGACGTCCAGAAGCCGGTACGCCTGCGCGCGGCTGATGCCGAACTCCGCGTCGCAGTACGCCTCCCACGTGCCGTAGCCGAGCGGAAGCCAGACACGGGCGGCGTGCGCGTCGCGGACCCGGGCGGCGAGCACCGCCATGGAGCGCCGGACGTCGTCCATCGCCTCGCGCAGCCTGGTCGTCACCTCCCGGGCCTGCGTGGTCGTCAGCGGCGGCTGCGCCGGTTCGGCGACGTCGTCCTGGTCGTGATCGCCCATGCCTCCATCCTCCTCCGCGCCGGTGGGCCGGACCAGGCGTACGGAAGGACAGCGCGCGAGCTCCGCCTCACAGCGTGACAGGCCCGTGACACCGCAACGAGGGGCGGGCGGAGCGGGCGCCAGCCACCCGCTGCTGCAAACCAGCGGTCCTGTGTGGCCCGCCCCTGGCAGGATCCACGCATGCTCATCACGCCCCGCCCGGGAACGGACCGGCAGAACCTCCTCGATGCGCTGCGGACCGTACACACAGCAGCATCCAACGAACGCGGCGCCGGTCATTCCAGCGCCTACCACCGGCTGCTCAGCTATCTGGAGTGGGCCCTGCGCTCAGCCCAGCAGCTGCGGAACCAGGTCAGCGCCGAAGACCTCACCGCCCTGGTCCTGACGAAGCGTCACGACACGCTCCTGGACGGCGTCGGGCACCTCGCGGGCACGGAGCAGCAGCGTCTTGTGAACCTGCTGGTGGACCAGGAACTGGCGGAGCGCGTCGAGACCCTCGAAGCGGCGATAGACCTGCTGCGGTCGCTGATGACCCGCTGGGACGGACCGGAGTGGTTCGTGGTCGCCGACTCCAGCTTCTACATCCAGAACCCCGACAAGCTGGAAGACGTCGACCTGCACCAGGTGCTGGGTCTGCCGTCCGGCGAGCACATCCGGTTGCTGTTCCCGATCGCCGTGGTCGACGAGCTGGACGGCCTGAAGGAGGCGGGCAAGCACCGGCCGCGATGGCGAGCGGGCCACACACTGGGACTTCTGGACGGCACGCTGAACGGGTCCCTGTCCGGGATTCTGCGCCGGCCTCGCCTCACCCAGGACGAAGTCCGCGGCCAGATCAGCCTGGAGATCGTCCTGGACCCGCCCGGGCACGTGCGGCTGCCCCTCGCCGATGACGAGATCATTGACCGGGCGGTGGCGATCCAGTCCCTCGCAGGGCGCCCTGTGCGGCTGTTGACCTGCGACACCAGTCAGCACACCCGCGGAAAGGCGGCTGGTCTGCAGGTGACGAAGGTGCCGGCGAAGGATCCAGGGCCGGAACCCGACTGGGAGGCTCAGGACAGGACCGGAAACGGCACCCGCGCCAAGCGTCGCGAGAGGCAGTCCGCCGACGCGGTAGCCCTCCAGGCAGACGGGTCGGCGGACTAGAGGTCCAAGGCGATATGGCCTGTGAGCCTCACGGGTGACAGGCGGCTGCGAGTGCTCAAGCACGCCCATACGATCCTCACCATGAGTAGCGAGATGGTTACCGTCCAAGTGGACCCGCGTGAGTTGCCGGCCGACAGCTTCACCGAATCCGACATCGCCAGGATCGAGCTGGTGTCTGCGATCGAATCCGCCGCGACCGCCCTCGGCCAGTACGCGCAGACGGTAGGCGAGGACCTGGCGCAGGCCGGCGACTATGCACGTCGGGCGAAAACCCTCCACCCGCTCGATTCGGTGTTGAGGCAAGCCGTGATCGCCGAGCGGGTCCGTGGGGCCAGCTGGGAGACGATCGCAGAGGCCCTCCGCATGAACGCGCCCGATGCTGAAGCACGGTGGGGTCATGCGGTAGAGCAGTGGCGTCGGGAGACGCCAGCAACCAGCCCCTACCGAAAGAACCCCGGGCGCGCTGCCGCCTCGGCTGACAAGTACATCACCACGGACACGCCCTACCAGTTCAGCACTGCCACCCGTCGGCCCTTGTCCGCCTCGCTGGACGCGGCCGCCCATCTCACCGGCCGCGACGTCACCGCGGCGGACCATGCGTTCGCCGGCACCGGCGGTCGGCTCGCGGCCAGCGCGAGAGGATGATCAGCCATCGGCGTCAACAGCCCTTGATGACCCGGCTGATCCCGTACGGAACCTCCTCCGCCACCACGAACAGCGGTTCCAGGATTCCCAGGTACACCGGATCCGTGTGGGGCGGGCTGTGCTCGGTCATCAAGCAGCCCGCCGCCTCTTCCTTCGTCTTGGGGTGGGCCGCTCCCTCATCTTCGGCGATCTCGACAACGAGCTCGATCGCGGTGTCCACGCCGTCGCGCAGATGG from Streptomyces roseochromogenus subsp. oscitans DS 12.976 encodes the following:
- a CDS encoding PIN domain-containing protein translates to MLITPRPGTDRQNLLDALRTVHTAASNERGAGHSSAYHRLLSYLEWALRSAQQLRNQVSAEDLTALVLTKRHDTLLDGVGHLAGTEQQRLVNLLVDQELAERVETLEAAIDLLRSLMTRWDGPEWFVVADSSFYIQNPDKLEDVDLHQVLGLPSGEHIRLLFPIAVVDELDGLKEAGKHRPRWRAGHTLGLLDGTLNGSLSGILRRPRLTQDEVRGQISLEIVLDPPGHVRLPLADDEIIDRAVAIQSLAGRPVRLLTCDTSQHTRGKAAGLQVTKVPAKDPGPEPDWEAQDRTGNGTRAKRRERQSADAVALQADGSAD